The following are encoded in a window of Cryobacterium sp. CG_9.6 genomic DNA:
- a CDS encoding hemolysin family protein, whose product MSDWAGIAWLVVLLVANAFFVGAEFAVISARRSQIEPLAEAGKRSAKTALWAMEHATLMLATTQLGITVCSLLILNVSEPAIHHLLEIPLGFTGLSPEVISTLAFLVALVVVSYLHVVFGEMVPKNLSFSVPDRAVLILAPPLVFIGRIFSPVIVALNATANAVLRLFGVQPKNEATSTYTLDEVATIITQSTKEGVLFDGTGALTATFEFTTRKVSDVAVPIVDIISLPESATPANVEKAVTRHGFSRYVLVDEAGEPTGYVHLKDVLDIESAEYKNQIPGKRIRQLASIFEDTDLEDALATMRRSGAHLARSFTELGETTGILFLEDIIEELVGEVQDATRRQ is encoded by the coding sequence ATGAGTGATTGGGCGGGAATTGCCTGGCTTGTGGTGTTGCTTGTTGCCAACGCCTTCTTCGTGGGCGCCGAATTCGCGGTCATCTCGGCGCGTCGGTCCCAGATCGAACCGCTCGCCGAAGCGGGAAAACGCAGTGCTAAAACGGCACTGTGGGCGATGGAGCACGCCACCCTCATGCTGGCCACCACCCAGCTGGGTATCACCGTGTGCTCGCTACTGATCCTGAACGTGTCGGAGCCGGCCATTCACCATCTGCTTGAGATTCCCCTCGGATTCACGGGGCTGTCTCCGGAGGTCATCAGTACCCTCGCGTTCCTGGTGGCGCTCGTGGTTGTGTCCTACCTCCACGTGGTGTTCGGCGAGATGGTGCCGAAGAACCTGTCCTTCTCCGTGCCCGACCGGGCCGTGCTGATTCTGGCGCCCCCGCTCGTGTTCATCGGTCGCATTTTTTCTCCGGTGATCGTGGCGCTGAATGCCACGGCCAATGCGGTGCTGCGTCTGTTCGGAGTGCAACCGAAGAATGAGGCGACCAGCACGTACACGCTCGATGAGGTCGCGACCATCATCACGCAGTCCACGAAGGAGGGCGTGCTCTTCGATGGCACCGGTGCGCTCACCGCCACGTTCGAATTCACCACGCGTAAGGTGAGCGACGTGGCCGTGCCGATCGTCGACATCATCAGCCTGCCCGAATCGGCCACGCCGGCGAACGTGGAGAAGGCGGTCACCCGCCACGGATTCTCGCGCTACGTTCTGGTCGACGAGGCCGGCGAGCCCACCGGTTACGTGCACCTGAAGGATGTGCTCGATATTGAGTCGGCCGAGTACAAGAATCAGATACCCGGTAAGCGCATCCGCCAACTCGCGTCGATTTTCGAAGACACGGACCTAGAGGACGCCCTCGCCACCATGCGTCGTTCCGGTGCGCATCTGGCTCGCTCGTTTACCGAGCTCGGCGAAACCACCGGCATCCTCTTTCTCGAAGACATCATCGAGGAACTCGTGGGTGAGGTTCAGGACGCCACGCGCCGCCAGTGA
- a CDS encoding NAD(P)H-hydrate dehydratase, producing the protein MAKPRGWLEWNADQASDWIRVPGPADDKYTRGVLGILTGSKNYPGAAVLGAEAAVRTGVGMVRYLGPQRATSLVLQRRPEVVTVAGRVQAWLLGSGIDAASRGEKTTRALEAALAEGLPTVVDAGALDLVTDATDAVRPIVITPHYRELATLLNARRGTVKSVSAAQIAAAPGEWAIRSARSLNVTVLLKGSVTRIASPSGARLTVSNAPAWLATAGSGDVLGGILGALVATHTEHIAADADALVSLAATAALVHARAAELAAAGGPLAALDVAEAVPTVIRALLAVPTEGKH; encoded by the coding sequence ATGGCGAAACCCCGAGGTTGGCTGGAATGGAATGCCGATCAGGCGAGCGACTGGATCCGCGTTCCGGGCCCGGCGGACGATAAATATACCCGAGGCGTGCTCGGCATTCTCACGGGATCAAAGAACTATCCGGGAGCGGCAGTGCTCGGTGCCGAGGCCGCTGTGCGCACGGGGGTCGGCATGGTGCGCTACCTCGGTCCGCAGCGGGCCACGTCCCTGGTGCTGCAGCGTCGACCGGAGGTGGTGACCGTAGCCGGGCGCGTGCAGGCCTGGCTGCTCGGCTCGGGAATCGACGCAGCCAGTCGCGGTGAGAAAACTACGCGCGCCCTCGAGGCCGCGCTCGCCGAGGGACTCCCCACGGTGGTGGATGCCGGAGCGCTTGACCTCGTGACGGACGCTACCGATGCTGTGCGACCGATCGTGATCACCCCCCATTACCGGGAGCTGGCGACCCTGCTGAATGCGCGGCGCGGCACGGTGAAATCGGTGAGCGCAGCGCAGATTGCGGCCGCTCCCGGCGAGTGGGCCATCCGGAGCGCGCGCAGCCTCAACGTCACGGTGCTGCTCAAGGGCAGCGTGACGCGCATCGCCTCCCCGTCGGGAGCCCGGTTGACGGTGTCGAACGCCCCCGCCTGGCTGGCGACGGCCGGTTCCGGCGACGTGCTCGGGGGCATCCTCGGGGCACTTGTGGCCACTCATACCGAACATATTGCAGCGGATGCCGATGCTCTCGTTTCTCTCGCTGCCACGGCCGCGCTCGTGCACGCTCGCGCTGCCGAACTGGCCGCAGCGGGGGGACCGCTTGCGGCGCTCGACGTGGCCGAGGCGGTTCCCACCGTCATTCGCGCACTGCTCGCTGTGCCCACGGAGGGCAAGCACTAG
- a CDS encoding thiamine-binding protein: MLVAFSVAPSGAQDDDGSVHNAVAAAVKVVRDSGLPNHTDSMFTTIEGSWDEVFAVVKAATEAVGAFGPRVSLVLKADIRPGHTGELTGKVERLEAALTASGE, from the coding sequence ATGCTGGTTGCATTCTCGGTTGCCCCGTCCGGAGCCCAGGACGACGACGGTTCCGTGCACAACGCGGTTGCTGCCGCCGTCAAGGTCGTGCGCGACTCCGGGCTGCCGAATCACACCGATTCCATGTTCACGACCATCGAGGGTAGCTGGGACGAGGTTTTTGCCGTCGTGAAAGCTGCGACCGAGGCGGTGGGCGCCTTCGGGCCGCGCGTGTCCCTCGTGCTGAAGGCGGACATCCGCCCGGGCCACACCGGTGAGCTCACGGGCAAGGTGGAGCGCCTCGAGGCCGCCCTGACCGCCTCCGGCGAGTAG
- a CDS encoding MarR family transcriptional regulator, which produces MPGHDEVDRIVDSWLRERPDLDFAPLQVLSRVARLAKHLDRARRTAFSRSELQSWEFDVLSALRRAGTPYELSPKSLLQQTLVSSGTMTNRINGLVDRGLVTRHTDPHDGRGILVGMTSAGLTRVDAAITRLVDAEAELLRTLSANEQDRLSTLLRKLSLNFD; this is translated from the coding sequence ATGCCTGGCCATGATGAAGTCGACCGAATCGTAGATTCCTGGCTACGCGAACGTCCGGATCTGGACTTCGCTCCCCTGCAGGTTCTGTCTCGGGTCGCCCGGTTGGCCAAGCATCTCGACCGGGCTCGCCGCACGGCTTTCTCCCGGTCAGAACTGCAATCGTGGGAATTCGATGTTCTCTCTGCCCTCCGCAGAGCGGGCACACCCTACGAGCTCAGCCCCAAATCACTGCTGCAGCAGACCCTCGTTTCCAGTGGCACCATGACCAATCGCATCAATGGTTTGGTCGATCGTGGTCTTGTCACCCGTCACACCGATCCGCATGACGGTCGCGGCATCCTGGTAGGGATGACCTCGGCGGGCCTCACCCGAGTGGATGCCGCCATCACCCGACTCGTCGACGCCGAAGCCGAGCTGCTTCGCACCCTGTCTGCGAACGAGCAGGACCGTCTCTCCACGCTGCTCCGCAAGCTCAGTCTCAACTTCGACTGA
- the glmU gene encoding bifunctional UDP-N-acetylglucosamine diphosphorylase/glucosamine-1-phosphate N-acetyltransferase GlmU — MTDTHLAIIVLAAGQGTRMKSSLPKLLHPLAGLPIVSHVLATARSLDAAHVVTVVRHERDRLAAVVAEELPESLIVDQDEIPGTGRAVEQAVAALPADFAGDVLIINGDVPLLDAATLTAFINAHRSSAAAGTVLSAFPDDATGYGRIIRSEQGVFDRIVEQKDASATERAVEEINAGVYLFGLGMLREQLAQLTTENVQGEKYITDVIGLLRRAGADVAAVPVEEAWLVAGINDRAQLSDAAVTLNQLIVRGWQLAGVTIQDPATTWIDLKATLAPDVTILPGTQILGATVVETGAIIGPDTTLRDCEIGENAVVKRTDATLAVIAARASVGPFSYLRPGTILGADGKIGGFVETKNATIGAGSKVPHLSYVGDAVVGEGSNIGAGTIFANYDGVAKHHSTIGSHVRTGSHNVFVAPITIGDGAYTGAGTVVRKNVPAGALAINVAPQRNMDGWVHTNRPGTAADAAQAASQSSTESGE, encoded by the coding sequence GTGACAGACACCCACCTCGCAATCATCGTGCTCGCCGCCGGTCAAGGCACGCGAATGAAGTCCAGCCTTCCCAAGCTGCTGCACCCGCTTGCCGGGCTTCCGATCGTGAGCCACGTGCTCGCGACGGCGCGCTCGCTCGATGCGGCCCACGTCGTGACCGTCGTGCGCCACGAACGCGATCGCCTCGCTGCGGTCGTGGCCGAGGAGCTGCCGGAAAGCCTCATCGTTGACCAGGACGAGATACCGGGAACCGGCCGTGCGGTTGAGCAGGCCGTGGCCGCGCTCCCGGCGGACTTCGCCGGCGACGTTCTCATCATCAACGGTGACGTGCCCCTGTTGGACGCGGCCACACTCACCGCATTCATCAACGCGCATCGGTCCAGCGCCGCCGCGGGAACAGTGCTCTCCGCTTTTCCGGATGATGCCACCGGCTACGGCCGCATCATCCGCTCCGAGCAGGGCGTCTTCGACCGCATCGTGGAGCAGAAGGACGCCAGCGCCACCGAGCGCGCTGTTGAGGAGATCAACGCCGGCGTGTACCTGTTCGGCCTCGGGATGCTGCGCGAGCAGCTCGCCCAGCTGACCACCGAGAACGTGCAGGGTGAGAAGTACATCACCGACGTGATCGGTCTGCTGCGACGCGCCGGTGCCGATGTTGCCGCCGTCCCCGTTGAGGAAGCCTGGCTCGTGGCCGGCATCAACGACCGTGCTCAGCTCAGCGATGCGGCCGTGACGCTCAACCAACTGATCGTGCGCGGCTGGCAACTGGCCGGCGTCACCATTCAGGACCCGGCTACCACCTGGATCGATCTCAAGGCCACCCTCGCGCCCGACGTCACCATTTTGCCGGGCACCCAAATTCTTGGTGCCACGGTCGTGGAGACCGGCGCGATCATTGGCCCCGACACCACCCTGCGCGACTGCGAGATCGGCGAAAATGCGGTTGTGAAGCGCACCGACGCAACACTCGCCGTGATCGCGGCCAGGGCATCCGTTGGACCGTTCTCGTACCTGCGCCCCGGCACGATACTGGGCGCTGACGGCAAGATCGGTGGCTTCGTGGAAACGAAGAATGCCACCATCGGTGCCGGCAGCAAGGTGCCACACCTCAGCTACGTGGGTGACGCCGTGGTGGGTGAGGGATCGAACATCGGAGCGGGCACCATCTTCGCTAATTACGACGGTGTGGCCAAGCATCACTCCACAATTGGTTCGCACGTGCGAACCGGGTCACACAACGTGTTCGTTGCGCCGATTACAATTGGCGATGGAGCATACACGGGAGCGGGCACGGTCGTACGAAAGAACGTGCCGGCGGGGGCGCTGGCCATTAACGTTGCACCCCAACGGAACATGGACGGTTGGGTACACACCAATCGCCCCGGTACGGCCGCTGATGCGGCTCAGGCCGCAAGTCAGAGTAGTACTGAGAGCGGAGAATAA
- a CDS encoding ribose-phosphate diphosphokinase, with product MSEIKTSGDKRLVLVSGRAHPQLAIDIAAELGSELLHTDARTFANGELYARFDESVRGSDAFVIQSHTAPINEWLMEQLIMVDALKRASAKRITVVAPFYPYARQDKKGRGREPISARLVADLFKVAGADRIMSIDLHAAQIQGFFDGPVDHLFAMPVLLEHFREKLDPATLTIVSPDMGRVRVADIWSDRLGVPLAIIHKRRDPLVPNRVSVHEIVGQVEGRVCLLVDDMIDTGRTIALAAEALREAGAIGVVVAATHAVFSDPAVDMLQNPAISAVVVTDTLPIPEEKRFPTLTILPIAPLLARAIHEVFDEGSVTSMFDGAA from the coding sequence GTGTCTGAAATCAAGACCAGCGGCGATAAGCGACTTGTATTGGTTTCGGGGCGGGCGCATCCACAGCTCGCCATCGACATCGCTGCGGAGCTTGGCTCGGAGCTCCTGCACACCGACGCACGCACCTTCGCGAACGGTGAACTGTATGCGCGATTTGATGAGAGTGTTCGTGGTTCTGACGCGTTCGTGATTCAGTCGCACACCGCGCCCATCAACGAGTGGCTGATGGAACAGCTCATCATGGTCGACGCCCTCAAGCGCGCCTCGGCCAAGCGCATCACGGTCGTTGCCCCCTTCTACCCCTATGCTCGTCAGGACAAGAAGGGCCGCGGACGGGAGCCGATCTCTGCTCGCCTGGTCGCTGACCTCTTCAAGGTGGCCGGTGCCGACCGCATCATGTCGATCGACCTGCACGCCGCACAGATTCAGGGCTTCTTTGACGGCCCCGTCGACCACCTCTTCGCGATGCCGGTGCTGCTGGAGCACTTCCGTGAGAAGCTCGACCCCGCCACCCTCACCATCGTCTCGCCCGACATGGGCCGCGTTCGCGTGGCCGACATTTGGAGCGACCGCCTCGGAGTGCCGCTGGCCATCATTCACAAGCGTCGCGACCCGCTCGTGCCCAACCGCGTCTCCGTTCACGAGATCGTCGGCCAGGTGGAGGGCCGCGTCTGCCTGCTCGTCGACGACATGATCGACACCGGCCGCACCATTGCCCTCGCGGCCGAGGCACTGCGTGAAGCCGGCGCCATCGGCGTTGTCGTCGCCGCCACGCACGCCGTGTTCAGCGACCCCGCCGTGGACATGCTGCAGAACCCCGCGATCTCGGCCGTTGTCGTTACCGACACGCTTCCGATCCCGGAGGAGAAGCGATTCCCGACCCTGACGATCCTGCCGATTGCCCCGCTGTTGGCGCGCGCGATTCACGAGGTCTTCGACGAGGGTTCCGTCACCTCCATGTTCGACGGCGCCGCATAA
- a CDS encoding patatin-like phospholipase family protein: protein MKRSLVLAGGGMRVAWQTGVVKALTEEGLTFDHIDGTSGGILTTAMLLSGQDPDEMVRRWSALNVGDFVSGLPVLNYLKGPWALPAFGDADGIRDRVFPNLGIDVERIRSATAEGTFNVADFTHKQSIAYEAGAIDAELLAAGMSLPIFMTPLRRDGIVYTDAVWIRDANVSEALRRGADEIWLVWCIGNTGYYGDGPLEQYVHMIEMSATGALLADFAAAAAAGRRFVLHVVKPRHPLPLDPEYFLGRISTDSLLAMGYRDARACLAAATPLGVPADAACTAMTEPAPGIRYVERLSAEVQGARLSVMLTVVLPLPGESAVPELAGSIDYPPWGPRLFLCDGSVQIDGARVTYSARVLHEGAWLSVTARRDLTNDPGWDAWDDANAVDFVVCDDQGTPVLASALTLGVGGLRRLVTGVEPVGTHGFVRRADAIRRVLVQVLGRN from the coding sequence ATGAAGCGTTCCCTGGTTCTGGCCGGCGGCGGCATGCGCGTGGCCTGGCAGACGGGTGTGGTGAAGGCCCTCACCGAGGAGGGACTCACCTTTGACCACATCGACGGCACGAGCGGTGGAATTCTGACAACCGCCATGCTCTTGTCGGGGCAGGACCCCGACGAGATGGTGCGACGGTGGAGTGCGCTGAACGTGGGCGACTTCGTGTCCGGCCTGCCGGTGCTGAACTATCTGAAGGGACCGTGGGCGCTGCCGGCGTTCGGGGACGCGGACGGGATTCGCGACAGGGTGTTCCCAAACCTCGGGATCGACGTGGAGCGCATCCGCTCGGCAACGGCGGAGGGCACGTTCAACGTGGCCGATTTCACTCACAAACAGTCAATCGCCTACGAGGCCGGGGCAATCGATGCCGAGCTTCTCGCTGCCGGCATGTCGCTGCCCATTTTCATGACCCCGCTGCGCCGCGACGGCATTGTGTACACCGACGCAGTGTGGATTCGCGATGCCAACGTGTCGGAGGCGCTGCGCCGGGGTGCCGACGAAATCTGGCTGGTCTGGTGCATCGGAAATACCGGGTATTACGGCGATGGCCCGCTCGAGCAGTACGTGCACATGATCGAGATGAGTGCCACCGGGGCACTGCTCGCCGATTTTGCCGCAGCCGCGGCTGCGGGGCGACGCTTCGTTCTGCACGTGGTGAAGCCACGGCATCCGCTCCCGCTGGACCCCGAATACTTTCTGGGGCGCATCAGCACCGATTCGCTGCTCGCCATGGGGTATCGCGATGCCCGCGCGTGTCTCGCTGCGGCGACACCCCTGGGTGTGCCAGCGGATGCCGCGTGCACGGCCATGACGGAGCCGGCCCCCGGCATCCGCTACGTGGAACGGCTCAGCGCCGAGGTGCAGGGAGCCCGACTGAGTGTGATGCTCACGGTTGTACTGCCGTTACCGGGCGAGTCAGCGGTTCCGGAACTGGCAGGTTCCATCGATTACCCGCCGTGGGGGCCACGCCTGTTCTTGTGTGACGGCAGCGTGCAGATTGACGGTGCACGCGTCACCTACTCGGCGCGGGTGCTGCACGAGGGAGCGTGGCTGTCGGTGACAGCGCGCCGGGATCTCACGAATGACCCCGGGTGGGACGCGTGGGACGACGCGAACGCGGTGGATTTCGTCGTGTGTGATGACCAGGGCACACCGGTGCTAGCGAGTGCGCTGACGCTCGGAGTCGGCGGCCTTCGGCGGCTCGTCACCGGCGTTGAACCGGTGGGCACGCATGGGTTCGTGAGGCGGGCGGATGCTATTCGTCGCGTTCTCGTGCAGGTGCTCGGCCGCAACTAA
- a CDS encoding DUF1772 domain-containing protein: MSEGTVTGWPLLISALYFLFGASMYMGTMWVLKFFLYPTWRGLTPETEAVHFAIPTLAATRFFTIVVPVMFVAGAVIVVSEWGSSRVWFAWLCVAGIIFLTYVGQGIIIPINKKIRAGEYADVEGLRALLRRWMWLNDLRFYGSTAMWLVIVAYLVDKGQLAAVFS, encoded by the coding sequence ATGAGCGAGGGAACCGTAACCGGCTGGCCGTTGCTCATCAGCGCGCTGTATTTTCTCTTCGGTGCCAGCATGTATATGGGCACCATGTGGGTGCTGAAATTCTTTCTCTACCCCACCTGGCGCGGCCTCACGCCCGAAACGGAGGCCGTGCACTTCGCCATTCCCACGCTGGCAGCCACCCGGTTCTTCACGATTGTCGTGCCCGTCATGTTCGTGGCCGGCGCGGTCATAGTGGTATCGGAGTGGGGCAGCTCCCGGGTGTGGTTCGCCTGGCTGTGCGTGGCGGGAATCATTTTTCTCACCTATGTGGGTCAGGGCATCATCATTCCGATCAACAAGAAGATTCGGGCAGGTGAGTACGCCGACGTGGAGGGTCTGCGCGCCCTGCTCCGCCGGTGGATGTGGCTGAACGACCTGCGTTTCTATGGCTCCACCGCGATGTGGCTCGTGATCGTGGCATACCTCGTAGACAAGGGACAGCTCGCGGCGGTGTTTTCGTGA
- a CDS encoding acetoacetate decarboxylase family protein — protein sequence MNDLTTALGQSLQRLLQSALSRLPSPVPERQTRLAGQHALVDGIPYTMPVNSDNSPVLMAAFPVRRSAAARLLPGTELHPVGIGWGRGLLIVTVVNYLSTDIGRYIEYSLAIAVTHGPKPAPPLLPALLMGTYGTGQYVVDLPVSSEISVKGGKGIWGMPKHQANLDFVVTPRKVSAMYAVDGMHGCTIDIKRPPHTNLPLKLAAVNYCAFRGQLMKSSIYFEAQADVALGRHAQARLVFGDAPGVAGLKTLHVSRKPLFTAYMPTAHGVLDDHYEGWFLTATTGELAASAHLGDDLGSVVHLTNSEEWLAPPRRLSHNGDNEVEM from the coding sequence ATGAACGACCTCACCACGGCCCTCGGCCAATCACTTCAACGGCTGCTGCAGTCCGCGCTGTCCCGCCTACCCTCGCCGGTTCCCGAGCGCCAGACGCGCCTCGCCGGGCAGCACGCCCTCGTGGACGGCATCCCGTACACGATGCCGGTCAACTCCGACAACTCCCCCGTGCTGATGGCCGCATTCCCCGTTCGTCGGTCGGCCGCCGCCCGTCTGCTGCCCGGAACCGAACTGCATCCGGTGGGAATCGGCTGGGGCCGCGGACTGCTCATTGTCACCGTGGTGAACTATCTCTCCACAGACATCGGTCGCTACATCGAGTACTCCCTCGCCATTGCGGTGACGCACGGACCCAAGCCGGCACCGCCGCTGCTCCCCGCCCTTCTCATGGGCACGTACGGCACCGGCCAGTATGTGGTGGATCTTCCGGTGAGCTCGGAGATCTCGGTGAAAGGCGGCAAAGGCATCTGGGGCATGCCCAAGCACCAGGCCAATCTGGACTTTGTGGTGACTCCGCGGAAGGTCTCGGCGATGTATGCCGTTGATGGCATGCACGGCTGCACCATCGACATCAAACGTCCACCGCACACAAACCTTCCGCTCAAACTGGCGGCCGTCAACTACTGCGCGTTCCGTGGCCAGCTCATGAAATCGTCCATCTACTTCGAGGCGCAGGCAGATGTCGCGCTCGGTCGTCACGCTCAGGCTCGCCTGGTGTTCGGCGACGCTCCCGGTGTTGCGGGGCTGAAGACACTGCACGTGTCGCGCAAACCGCTCTTCACCGCGTACATGCCCACGGCACACGGGGTATTGGACGATCACTATGAGGGCTGGTTCCTCACCGCGACGACTGGCGAGCTCGCGGCATCCGCTCACCTCGGTGATGACCTCGGCAGTGTTGTGCACCTGACAAACAGCGAGGAATGGCTGGCACCGCCACGGCGCCTGTCTCACAACGGCGACAACGAGGTAGAGATGTGA
- a CDS encoding alpha/beta fold hydrolase, with the protein MSPTRTTTHPVSRADHVTDVIPLTAPDGVPLSLVHVSIPAGRRQHSPRGPVMLVHGAGVRAELFRPPLKRTLVDGLLEQGWDVWMFNWRASIDFDPVPWTLDDAAVYDYPTAVAHILRATGAETLKAVVHCQGSTSFTMAAVAGLLPEVDTVITNAVSLHPVVPAFSRFKITRLAPIVNEFSPYLNTAWGYKSNGYFSRVVRGAVRATHPECDNTVCRMVSFTYGSGHPALWAHRNIDRATHDWITGEFAESPMTFFSQMKLSLDAGHLVHSGVHPEIPRDLVAEAPHTDARFVFLTGVDNRCFLPESQRRSFEFFNRHRPGKDTFHLIPGYGHLDVFFGANAWRDTYPIIERELTR; encoded by the coding sequence ATGAGCCCAACACGCACCACGACCCACCCGGTTTCACGCGCCGACCACGTGACCGACGTCATTCCGCTCACCGCGCCCGATGGCGTGCCGCTCTCCCTCGTTCACGTCAGCATCCCGGCTGGTCGACGGCAGCACTCACCTCGTGGCCCCGTCATGCTCGTGCACGGGGCCGGGGTGCGGGCCGAGCTGTTTAGACCTCCGCTCAAGCGCACCCTCGTCGATGGGCTGCTCGAGCAGGGCTGGGACGTCTGGATGTTCAACTGGCGAGCCTCCATCGACTTCGACCCGGTGCCGTGGACCCTCGACGATGCCGCCGTCTACGACTACCCCACGGCCGTGGCGCATATTCTCCGTGCCACCGGAGCCGAGACCCTCAAGGCGGTGGTGCACTGTCAGGGATCCACGTCGTTCACCATGGCGGCGGTAGCGGGTCTGCTCCCCGAGGTCGACACCGTCATCACCAACGCGGTGTCCCTGCACCCGGTCGTGCCCGCATTTTCCCGGTTTAAGATCACCCGACTCGCGCCGATTGTGAACGAATTCAGCCCGTACCTCAACACGGCCTGGGGTTATAAATCAAACGGATACTTTTCCCGCGTCGTGCGCGGTGCCGTGCGGGCCACCCACCCCGAGTGCGACAACACCGTGTGTCGCATGGTGAGTTTCACCTACGGCAGCGGGCATCCGGCGCTCTGGGCGCACCGCAACATCGACCGGGCCACGCACGACTGGATCACCGGCGAATTTGCCGAGTCCCCCATGACCTTCTTCTCCCAGATGAAGCTCTCCCTCGACGCCGGTCACCTCGTGCACTCAGGAGTGCACCCCGAGATTCCCCGGGACCTCGTGGCCGAGGCTCCGCACACCGACGCGCGTTTCGTCTTCCTCACCGGCGTCGACAACCGCTGCTTCCTCCCCGAGAGCCAGCGCCGCAGCTTCGAGTTCTTCAACCGGCACCGGCCCGGCAAGGATACTTTTCATCTCATTCCGGGCTATGGGCACCTGGACGTGTTTTTCGGGGCCAACGCGTGGCGCGACACCTACCCGATCATCGAAAGGGAGCTGACCCGATGA